One genomic segment of Brassica napus cultivar Da-Ae chromosome A3, Da-Ae, whole genome shotgun sequence includes these proteins:
- the LOC106440202 gene encoding type I inositol polyphosphate 5-phosphatase 2-like isoform X2, giving the protein MKTRRGKRPERFWPSIVMNKWLNIKPKVYDFSEDEVDTENESEDDVCSVKNVSNACCVADEDSHGGHQADHGKKISDGGVRGNQRKHRRGKSETLRVQYINTKDIRVTVATWNVAGKRPSDDLDIDDWLSTDNPSDIYIIGFQEVVPLNAGNVFGAEDRGPIPRWESIIRRTLNKPQKESVNDQSSSNNNVLHRSHSAPSSPVLAQQANSIIADVMVENLAADHSLDLATDEFIDAATALPSLEPVGNPDMDWPERALDENPQIVGSEGKLRRVLSSNAMLGFKLPENPTGVSRFASDARNLKRSRSFETLKLSWNDIKEENDNTSSSSSLSEAEEAAKAMSDDSLDGESSSDEGDKIRNTYSLSEDLVKECRKVKDCQKYVRIVSKQMVGIYVSVWIRRRLRRHVNNLKVSPVGVGLMGYMGNKGSVSISMTLYQSRMCFVCSHLTSGQKEGAEQRRNADVYEIIRRTRFSSVLDTDQPRTIPCHDQVFWFGDLNYRLNMSDSEVRKLVAQKRWDELKNSDQLIRELRRGHVFDGWREGPIKFPPTYKYEFDSDRYAGENLKEGEKKRAPAWCDRILWLGKGIRQECYKRSEIRMSDHRPVTSIFNVGVEVFDQRKLQRALHVNNAAASAVHPEPAFSV; this is encoded by the exons ATGAAAACAAGACGCGGGAAACGCCCTGAA AGGTTTTGGCCTTCGATTGTTATGAATAAATGGCTGAACATAAAGCCGAAGGTCTACGACTTTAGCGAAGACGAAGTAGATACAGAGAATGAGAGCGAAGATGACG TATGTTCGGTCAAAAACGTATCTAATGCCTGCTGCGTAGCTGATGAAGATAGCCATGGCGGCCACCAAGCTGATCACGGCAAAAAAATTTCAG acGGTGGTGTGAGGGGTAACCAGAGAAAACACCGGCGAGGCAAATCGGAGACTTTGAGAGTCCAATACATAAACACAAAAGACATCAG AGTAACGGTTGCCACATGGAACGTCGCCGGGAAACGTCCCTCCGATGATCTTGATATTGACGATTGGCTTTCTACTGATAACCCTTCCGATATCTACATCATTGG GTTTCAAGAAGTGGTACCCTTAAACGCCGGAAACGTCTTCGGAGCAGAAGATAGAGGTCCGATTCCGAGATGGGAATCCATAATCCGTAGAACACTGAACAAACCCCAAAAAGAATCAGTCAATGATCAATCATCAAGCAACAACAACGTTCTTCATAGGTCTCATAGCGCACCGTCGTCTCCCGTCTTAGCACAACAAGCAAACTCCATTATCGCTGATGTCATGGTCGAGAACCTTGCTGCTGACCACTCGTTAGACCTAGCTACAGATGAGTTCATCGATGCTGCAACTGCTTTACCGAGTCTTGAACCAGTAGGGAATCCAGACATGGACTGGCCTGAACGAGCTTTAGACGAGAATCCTCAGATTGTTGGATCAGAGGGGAAGCTAAGGAGAGTGTTGAGCAGCAACGCCATGCTAGGGTTTAAGCTGCCGGAGAATCCAACGGGAGTGAGTAGGTTTGCTTCTGACGCAAGAAACTTGAAACGGTCAAGGAGCTTTGAGACGCTAAAGCTGAGTTGGAATGATATCAAAGAAGAGAATGATAatacttcctcctcctcctccttgtcCGAAGCCGAAGAAGCTGCGAAAGCTATGTCTGATGATTCATTGGACGGAGAGTCGTCTTCCGATGAAGGAGACAAGATCAGAAATACTTATAGCTTGTCGGAAGATTTGGTGAAGGAGTGTCGGAAGGTGAAAGATTGTCAAAAGTATGTGAGAATAGTGAGTAAGCAAATGGTTGGGATCTATGTATCCGTATGGATCCGACGGCGGTTAAGAAGACACGTCAACAATTTGAAAGTTTCGCCGGTTGGAGTTGGCTTGATGGGCTACATGGGAAACAag GGATCAGTATCGATTAGCATGACGTTGTATCAATCAAGAATGTGTTTCGTGTGTTCGCACTTAACTTCCGGTCAAAAAGAAGGTGCTGAGCAGCGCCGGAATGCTGACGTGTATGAAATCATACGTCGTACTCGTTTCTCATCGGTTCTTGATACCGATCAACCGAGAACCATTCCATGTCACGA TCAGGTATTCTGGTTTGGTGATCTGAACTACAGACTTAACATGTCAGACAGTGAAGTAAGAAAGCTTGTCGCGCAGAAACGATGGGATGAGCTCAAGAACAGTGATCAG TTGATTAGAGAATTACGAAGAGGGCATGTCTTTGATGGATGGAGAGAAGGACCGATCAAATTCCCTCCTACATATAAATACGAATTTGATTCCGATCGTTACGCGGGAGAAAACTTGAaagaaggagagaagaagagagctcCTGCATG GTGTGATAGAATATTATGGTTGGGAAAAGGAATAAGACAAGAGTGTTATAAGAGATCGGAGATAAGGATGTCCGATCATCGGCCTGTGACTTCCATATTCAACGTTGGAGTTGAAGTTTTCGATCAACGGAAACTTCAAAGAGCTCTTCACGTTAATAACGCAGCTGCTTCTGCTGTTCATCCTGAACCTGCTTTCTCAGTCTAA
- the LOC106440202 gene encoding type I inositol polyphosphate 5-phosphatase 2-like isoform X1, which translates to MKTRRGKRPEQRFWPSIVMNKWLNIKPKVYDFSEDEVDTENESEDDVCSVKNVSNACCVADEDSHGGHQADHGKKISDGGVRGNQRKHRRGKSETLRVQYINTKDIRVTVATWNVAGKRPSDDLDIDDWLSTDNPSDIYIIGFQEVVPLNAGNVFGAEDRGPIPRWESIIRRTLNKPQKESVNDQSSSNNNVLHRSHSAPSSPVLAQQANSIIADVMVENLAADHSLDLATDEFIDAATALPSLEPVGNPDMDWPERALDENPQIVGSEGKLRRVLSSNAMLGFKLPENPTGVSRFASDARNLKRSRSFETLKLSWNDIKEENDNTSSSSSLSEAEEAAKAMSDDSLDGESSSDEGDKIRNTYSLSEDLVKECRKVKDCQKYVRIVSKQMVGIYVSVWIRRRLRRHVNNLKVSPVGVGLMGYMGNKGSVSISMTLYQSRMCFVCSHLTSGQKEGAEQRRNADVYEIIRRTRFSSVLDTDQPRTIPCHDQVFWFGDLNYRLNMSDSEVRKLVAQKRWDELKNSDQLIRELRRGHVFDGWREGPIKFPPTYKYEFDSDRYAGENLKEGEKKRAPAWCDRILWLGKGIRQECYKRSEIRMSDHRPVTSIFNVGVEVFDQRKLQRALHVNNAAASAVHPEPAFSV; encoded by the exons ATGAAAACAAGACGCGGGAAACGCCCTGAA CAGAGGTTTTGGCCTTCGATTGTTATGAATAAATGGCTGAACATAAAGCCGAAGGTCTACGACTTTAGCGAAGACGAAGTAGATACAGAGAATGAGAGCGAAGATGACG TATGTTCGGTCAAAAACGTATCTAATGCCTGCTGCGTAGCTGATGAAGATAGCCATGGCGGCCACCAAGCTGATCACGGCAAAAAAATTTCAG acGGTGGTGTGAGGGGTAACCAGAGAAAACACCGGCGAGGCAAATCGGAGACTTTGAGAGTCCAATACATAAACACAAAAGACATCAG AGTAACGGTTGCCACATGGAACGTCGCCGGGAAACGTCCCTCCGATGATCTTGATATTGACGATTGGCTTTCTACTGATAACCCTTCCGATATCTACATCATTGG GTTTCAAGAAGTGGTACCCTTAAACGCCGGAAACGTCTTCGGAGCAGAAGATAGAGGTCCGATTCCGAGATGGGAATCCATAATCCGTAGAACACTGAACAAACCCCAAAAAGAATCAGTCAATGATCAATCATCAAGCAACAACAACGTTCTTCATAGGTCTCATAGCGCACCGTCGTCTCCCGTCTTAGCACAACAAGCAAACTCCATTATCGCTGATGTCATGGTCGAGAACCTTGCTGCTGACCACTCGTTAGACCTAGCTACAGATGAGTTCATCGATGCTGCAACTGCTTTACCGAGTCTTGAACCAGTAGGGAATCCAGACATGGACTGGCCTGAACGAGCTTTAGACGAGAATCCTCAGATTGTTGGATCAGAGGGGAAGCTAAGGAGAGTGTTGAGCAGCAACGCCATGCTAGGGTTTAAGCTGCCGGAGAATCCAACGGGAGTGAGTAGGTTTGCTTCTGACGCAAGAAACTTGAAACGGTCAAGGAGCTTTGAGACGCTAAAGCTGAGTTGGAATGATATCAAAGAAGAGAATGATAatacttcctcctcctcctccttgtcCGAAGCCGAAGAAGCTGCGAAAGCTATGTCTGATGATTCATTGGACGGAGAGTCGTCTTCCGATGAAGGAGACAAGATCAGAAATACTTATAGCTTGTCGGAAGATTTGGTGAAGGAGTGTCGGAAGGTGAAAGATTGTCAAAAGTATGTGAGAATAGTGAGTAAGCAAATGGTTGGGATCTATGTATCCGTATGGATCCGACGGCGGTTAAGAAGACACGTCAACAATTTGAAAGTTTCGCCGGTTGGAGTTGGCTTGATGGGCTACATGGGAAACAag GGATCAGTATCGATTAGCATGACGTTGTATCAATCAAGAATGTGTTTCGTGTGTTCGCACTTAACTTCCGGTCAAAAAGAAGGTGCTGAGCAGCGCCGGAATGCTGACGTGTATGAAATCATACGTCGTACTCGTTTCTCATCGGTTCTTGATACCGATCAACCGAGAACCATTCCATGTCACGA TCAGGTATTCTGGTTTGGTGATCTGAACTACAGACTTAACATGTCAGACAGTGAAGTAAGAAAGCTTGTCGCGCAGAAACGATGGGATGAGCTCAAGAACAGTGATCAG TTGATTAGAGAATTACGAAGAGGGCATGTCTTTGATGGATGGAGAGAAGGACCGATCAAATTCCCTCCTACATATAAATACGAATTTGATTCCGATCGTTACGCGGGAGAAAACTTGAaagaaggagagaagaagagagctcCTGCATG GTGTGATAGAATATTATGGTTGGGAAAAGGAATAAGACAAGAGTGTTATAAGAGATCGGAGATAAGGATGTCCGATCATCGGCCTGTGACTTCCATATTCAACGTTGGAGTTGAAGTTTTCGATCAACGGAAACTTCAAAGAGCTCTTCACGTTAATAACGCAGCTGCTTCTGCTGTTCATCCTGAACCTGCTTTCTCAGTCTAA